The following are encoded together in the Ovis aries strain OAR_USU_Benz2616 breed Rambouillet chromosome 15, ARS-UI_Ramb_v3.0, whole genome shotgun sequence genome:
- the C1QTNF5 gene encoding complement C1q tumor necrosis factor-related protein 5 — MRPLLALLLLGLATGSAPLDDNKIPSLCPGHPGLPGTPGHHGSQGLPGRDGRDGRDGAPGAPGEKGEGGRPGLPGPRGEPGPRGEAGPMGATGPAGECSVPPRSAFSAKRSESRVPPPSDAPLPFDRVLVNEQGHYDAVTGKFTCQVPGVYYFAVHATVYRASLQFDLVKNGESIASFFQFFGGWPKPASLSGGAMVRLEPEDQVWVQVGVGDYIGIYASIKTDSTFSGFLVYSDWHNSPVFA, encoded by the exons ATGAGGCCGCTCCTCGCCCTGCTGCTCCTGGGCCTGGCGACCGGCTCTGCCCCTCTGGACGACAACAAGATCCCCAGCCTGTGTCCGGGGCACCCGGGCCTTCCCGGCACGCCGGGCCACCATGGCAGCCAGGGCCTGCCGGGCCGCGACGGCCGCGACGGCCGCGATGGCGCGCCCGGGGCTCCGGGAGAGAAAGGCGAGGGCGGGAGGCCAG GCCTCCCGGGGCCGCGTGGGGAGCCCGGGCCGCGAGGAGAGGCGGGACCCATGGGGGCCACCGGGCCGGCGGGTGAGTGCTCGGTGCCTCCGCGCTCCGCCTTTAGCGCTAAGCGCTCTGAGAGCCGGGTGCCCCCGCCGTCGGACGCGCCCCTACCCTTCGACCGCGTGCTGGTGAACGAGCAGGGACATTACGACGCCGTCACCGGCAAGTTCACCTGCCAGGTGCCCGGGGTCTACTACTTCGCCGTCCACGCTACTGTCTACCGGGCTAGCCTGCAGTTTGATCTGGTCAAGAATGGCGAGTCTATCGCCTCTTTCTTCCAGTTCTTTGGGGGGTGGCCCAAGCCAGCCTCGCTCTCCGGGGGCGCCATGGTGAGGCTAGAGCCTGAAGACCAGGTGTGGGTACAGGTGGGCGTGGGGGATTATATTGGCATCTACGCCAGCATCAAGACAGACAGCACCTTCTCTGGATTTCTAGTGTATTCTGACTGGCACAACTCCCCTGTCTTCGCTTGA